A stretch of Imperialibacter roseus DNA encodes these proteins:
- a CDS encoding class I SAM-dependent methyltransferase — MRSVSDVDKAIEEVHSQLVEEKESDLEYFNYHKLRYRRMSSSVIKIMPPGSKILEIGSHYLHSSMILTQLGYKIDAMDVSPFWELEFVRKREKVFGIVGIVENDLEQMKSMEGVDSRYDLILFTEIMEHITFNPISFWKSVHRIIKPGGIIYISTPNSLTLMSIVRSIKNLLTMTGIGVGVEEIFGRVTYGHHWKEYSAKEIRKYFHLLSDDFNVSIKKYHYKQYSWESPVEGTYKILSSIGNTSYIFSEELEVLVTVAKEGSWKLEPPNY; from the coding sequence ATGAGGTCAGTAAGTGACGTCGACAAAGCAATAGAAGAGGTGCATTCTCAACTTGTTGAAGAAAAAGAGAGCGACCTGGAATATTTCAATTACCACAAACTCAGGTATCGAAGAATGTCGTCTTCGGTAATAAAGATAATGCCCCCTGGTAGCAAAATATTGGAAATAGGCAGCCACTATTTGCATTCTTCTATGATTCTTACCCAGCTGGGCTACAAGATAGACGCCATGGATGTGAGTCCTTTTTGGGAGCTCGAGTTTGTAAGGAAGAGAGAAAAGGTCTTTGGAATAGTAGGGATAGTTGAAAATGACCTCGAACAAATGAAATCCATGGAGGGTGTTGATTCCAGGTATGACTTGATTCTTTTTACTGAGATCATGGAGCACATAACATTCAACCCCATTTCATTTTGGAAGAGTGTTCACAGGATAATAAAGCCAGGAGGGATCATTTACATATCGACACCTAATTCTTTGACTCTAATGAGCATCGTCAGAAGCATAAAAAACTTATTGACTATGACAGGGATTGGTGTTGGCGTTGAGGAGATATTTGGAAGGGTTACGTATGGCCACCATTGGAAAGAGTATTCTGCTAAAGAGATAAGAAAATACTTCCACCTTTTGTCAGATGACTTTAACGTGAGTATTAAGAAATACCACTATAAGCAGTATTCTTGGGAAAGCCCTGTTGAAGGCACTTATAAGATCCTCTCTTCAATTGGAAATACAAGTTATATTTTCTCTGAAGAGCTTGAGGTGTTGGTTACAGTGGCTAAGGAGGGTTCCTGGAAGCTGGAACCACCCAACTACTAA